A window of Fusarium verticillioides 7600 chromosome 10, whole genome shotgun sequence contains these coding sequences:
- a CDS encoding beta-galactosidase, whose product MKLLSLSTVGLLALTGLSIGQETKDVPIQDNGLTNIVEWDDHSYLINGERIFVFSGEFHYWRLPVPELWRDLLEKIKAAGFTAFSIYNSWGYHEATPGVLDFENGAHDFVSIMTLAKELGLYLLIRPGPYVNAEANAGGFPLWVTTGEYGKLRNDDPRYTKAWSKYWTEISKIIEPHLITNGGNVAMFQIENELGGQWKNDDKRILNEPTANYMQLLKESARKAGIDVPVFHNAPNTRTFSWSNDFERNATGNVDVTGVDSYPSCWSCNLDECTGTNGEYVPYNIQDYVTYFNKQSPRQPHFLPEFQGGSYNPWGGPEGGCPGDIGPDFANIFYRDLLAQQATAISLYMMYGGTNWGWFACPVVATSYDYSSPISENRAIWDKYYETKSLTLFTRVAHDLTKTIRVTNSTSLSTNDAILISELRHEQNGAAFYVARHDHSPSGTKETFKVHVKTSEGKLTIPQNEGAITINGHQSKVIPTDFHFGKKTLLYSTAEVLTYSIIGNKEVIVLWLPEGEQGEFTLKGHTELKHDKSLKGIKIKAGKKSVTVNYTQQKGLFTLNLKDGSTIVLADRKTAYRFWAPTLDNNPFAPVNKTVLVHGPYLVRHATIKDGQLNIQGDLDSSTEITVFAPESLKSIAWNGEKSKVSSKDGHKYTIKLKGPSKVTLPKLDSWKYADGLPEIKTDYKTSSSAWVVADKKNTTNAVLVPDLNNPVLYVDEYKIHYGNHIYRATFPTTSSAPTGVYLNLTGGLAFGYSVWLNSDYIGSYLGKATAGHAGQEFSFKNATLSKKENVLVVLMDNSGHDLRDGALDPRGITNATLVGPAKDGYKFSEWKIAGHAGSVEGEVIDPIRGPLNEGGLYTERIGAHLPGFSDKKWKSYSSKQGTLVNPSAGVRAYRMTVDLDVPDGLDVGVSFKLTAPSNTTFAATKKGYSNQVRVLLFVNGYQYGRFNPYIGNQISFPVPPGVLNYNGENTIAVTVWSQSAQGGEVKVEWEVDYTHTSSFDVKFDSKYLRPDWTKERLQYA is encoded by the exons atgaagttgctTTCGCTTTCAACTGTCGGGCTGCTTGCCTTGACTGGTTTGTCGATTGGACAAGAGACAAAGGACGTTCCGATTCAAGACAATGGACTCACAAACATTGTTGAATG GGACGACCATAGTTACCTGATCAATGGCGAGAggatctttgtcttctcgGGTGAATTCCATTACTGGCGTCTGCCTGT ACCCGAACTCTGGCGCGACTTGCTAGAGAAGATCAAAGCCGCCGGCTTCACAGCCTTCAGCATCTACAACAGCTGGGGCTACCACGAAGCGACCCCCGGCGTTCTCGACTTCGAAAATGGCGCCCACGATTTCGTGTCCATCATGACCCTTGCCAAGGAGCTCGGCCTCTACCTCCTGATCCGTCCTGGTCCCTACGTCAATGCCGAGGCTAACGCCGGAGGTTTTCCTCTGTGGGTCACGACCGGAGAGTACGGCAAGCTTCGAAATGATGATCCTAGATACACCAAGGCTTGGTCTAAGTATTGGACTGAGATTTCCAAGATTATTGAGCCGCATCTCATTACCAATGGTGGCAATGTTGCCATGTTTCAG ATTGAGAACGAGTTGGGCGGTCAGTGGAAGAATGACGACAAGAGAATATTGAACGAGCCTACCGCCAACTACATgcaacttctcaaggagtCCGCCAGAAAGGCCGGTATCGATGTTCCTGTATTCCACAACGCGCCCAATACT CGCACATTTTCTTGGTCCAACGATTTCGAGCGCAATGCAACTGGCAACGTCGATGTCACTGGTGTCGACAGCTACCCCTCCTGCTGGAGCTGCAACCTCGACGAGTGCACCGGCACCAACGGCGAATATGTCCCCTACAACATCCAAGACTATGTCACCTACTTCAACAAGCAATCTCCCCGTCAGCCTCACTTCTTGCCCGAGTTCCAGGGCGGTTCTTACAACCCATGGGGCGGTCCAGAGGGTGGTTGCCCTGGAGATATTGGCCCTGACTTTGCCAACATTTTCTACCGTGACTTGCTCGCACAGCAGGCCACCGCTATTTCTCTGTACATGATGTACGGCGGAACCAATTGGGGTTGGTTTGCTTGTCCTGTTGTTGCAACTAGCTACGATTACTCTTCGCCTATCTCTGAGAACCGTGCTATCTGGGATAAGTACTATGAGACCAAGTCGCTGACTCTTTTCACACGGGTTGCGCATGATCTTACCAAAACCATCCGAGTGACCAACAGTACTTCCCTTTCCACGAAcgatgccatcttgatctccGAACTTCGGCATGAGCAGAATGGTGCTGCTTTCTACGTTGCTCGACACGATCACTCACCTTCCGGTACCAAAGAGACCTTCAAGGTTCATGTAAAGACCTCCGAGGGCAAGC TCACCATCCCTCAAAACGAGGGCGcaatcaccatcaatggCCATCAGTCCAAGGTCATTCCGACTGACTTCCACTTCGGCAAGAAGACACTCCTCTACTCGACCGCCGAGGTCCTGACTTACTCCATCATCGGCAACAAGGAGGTCATTGTCCTCTGGCTTCCTGAGGGCGAGCAAGGAGAGTTCACCCTCAAAGGGCACACCGAGCTCAAGCACGACAAGTCTCTGAAGGGCATCAAGATTAAGGCGGGCAAGAAGAGCGTTACTGTCAACTACACTCAACAGAAGGGCCTTTTCACTCTCAACTTGAAGGATGGCTCCACCATTGTTCTGGCTGATCGAAAGACTGCTTACAGGTTCTGGGCTCCTACACTGGACAACAACCCCTTCGCGCCTGTCAACAAGACTG TTCTGGTTCACGGCCCTTATCTCGTCCGCCACGCCACCATCAAGGACGGACAGCTCAACATCCAGGGCGATCTCGACAGCTCCACCGAAATTACCGTTTTTGCCCCCGAGTCTCTCAAGTCCATCGCTTGGAACGGTGAGAAGTCTAAGGTCTCGTCGAAGGATGGCCACAAGTacaccatcaagctcaagggtcCTTCAAAGGTTACGTTGCCCAAGCTTGACTCCTGGAAGTATGCCGATGGCTTGCCCGAGATCAAGACCGACTACaagacttcatcatcggcctGGGTTG TTGCTGATAAGAAGAACACCACCAACGCGGTCCTCGTCCCCGATCTTAACAACCCCGTGCTCTACGTCGACGAGTACAAGATCCACTACGGAAACCACATTTACAGAGCGACTTTCCCCACCACTAGCTCTGCCCCTACGGGCGTTTATCTGAACCTCACTGGTGGTTTGGCCTTTGGCTACTCCGTTTGGCTGAACTCGGATTATATCGGATCTTATCTCGGCAAAGCCACCGCTGGCCATGCAGGCCAAGAGTTCTCTTTCAAAAACGCCACTCTgtccaagaaggaaaacgTTCTGGTTGTTCTGATGGACAACTCTGGCCACGATTTACGTGACGGCGCTCTTGATCCTCGAGGTATCACCAACGCCACTCTCGTTGGCCCTGCCAAAGACGGTTATAAGTTCTCTGAGTGGAAGATTGCTGGTCATGCTGGAAGCGTTGAGGGCGAGGTCATCGATCCCATTCGTGGCCCCCTCAATGAAGGTGGTCTCTACACTGAGCGTATCGGCGCTCACTTGCCTGGCTTTTCCGACAAGAAGTGGAAGTCATACTCTTCCAAACAGGGAACACTCGTCAACCCTTCGGCTGGAGTCCGTGCCTATAGAATGACTGtggatcttgatgttccTGATGGCCTAGACGTTGGTGTCTCGTTCAAGCTTACGGCACCTTCCAACACGACCTTCGCCGCCACGAAGAAGGGCTACAGCAACCAAGTCAGAGTTCTTCTATTCGTCAACGGCTACCAGTACGGACGATTCAACCCTTACATCGGCAACCAAATCTCCTTCCCTGTCCCTCCTGGTGTTCTGAACTACAATGGAGAAAACACCATCGCCGTAACGGTTTGGAGTCAGAGTGCTCAAGGtggcgaggtcaaggttgagTGGGAGGTTGACTATACTCATACATCGAGCTTCGATGTCAAGTTTGACAGCAAGTATCTCCGCCCAGACTGGACCAAAGAGAGACTGCAGTATGCTTAG